In the genome of Buchnera aphidicola (Acyrthosiphon lactucae), the window GACTCGGTTTCCCTTCGGCTCCCCTATTCGGTTAACCTTGCTACAGAGTACAAGTCGCTGACCCATTATACAAAAGGTACGCAGTCATACATTTTAAAAATATACTTCCACTGCTTGTACGTACACGGTTTCAGGTTCTATTTCACTCCCCTCGCCGGGGTTCTTTTCGCCTTTCCCTTACGGTACTAGTTCACTATCGGTCAGTCAGGAGTATTTAGCCTTGGAGGATGGTCCCCCCATATTCAAACAGGATTTCTCGTGTCCCGTTCTACTTTTCGAACTCACAATATAAATTATTTCGTATACAGGGCTATCACCTTGTTTCGCTGAAATTTCCAAATCATTCTACTATAATTTATATTGATTATAGTTCTGGGCTGTTCCCTTTTCGCTCGCCACTACTAGGGGAATCTCGGTTGATTTCTTTTCCTCAAGGTACTTAGATGTTTCAGTTCCCTTGGTTTGCTTTATTAACTTATTTAATTCAGTTAATAATGATGCATAAAATTGCATCGGGTTTCCCCATTCGGATATCGACGGTTATTGCGCTTCATATCAGCTTACCGACGCTTTTCGCAGATTAGCACGTCCTTCTTCGCCTCTGACTGCCAAGGCATTCACCATGTACGCTTATTTGCTTAACCTTACAACCCACAGGTGTTTTAAAAAATAAGTTATATGCTTGTTTTCCGAATTTTTAAAGAGCTTGTTTTTTAAAATTTTAACTTTAATTTAAAAGTTATTTTGAGAATAACATAATAATTTGAATTAGTATATAATATTTTAAAAATATTTTTATTTATCGTCCCCTAGGGGATTTGAACCCCTGTTGCCGCCGTGAAAGGGCGGTGTCCTAGACCTCTAGACGAAGGGGACTTTAATATAGAAAATAACTTTTTATTTATTAATATAATAAATAACAGATCAAAAAAAAAGAGTCAAGTAATTTCTTTATTATTAGATAAAATATATAAAAAAAAATTTATAAATAAAATTTTATATTATATATTTTTTAAAAAGATTATTTTTTTAAAATATCAATAATATAATCTGTTTTTGGAAGAATATTGTGCCATAAAAAAAAAGAATGAGCCGCTTGAAAAACTAACATTCCTATCCCATTAGAAAAAAAATTTGTTCCTATTTTAAGACACCAATCAATAAAAAATGTATTATCTTTTCGATAATTCATATCATAAAAACATGTTTTTGAAGAAACTACAGATAAAGGAATAAAGTCATCTTTTTCTCCAATTAATGTTGATGTTGCATTAATAATCAAATCAAAAAATTTTATTTTTAATGAACGTTTATTAAAGATCTCTATATTTCCATATTTATTAAATTGTGAAACTAATTTTTTAGCATTTAAAAAAGTTCTATTTAAAATAAATATTGAACATCCAAATGATAGAAGAGGGAAAAGAACCCCTTTAACTGCACCACCTGCACCAATTATTAATATTGAATAATTCTTTTTGATGAAATTTAGTCTTATTAAATCAGACAACAAGCCAATTCCATCTGTATTGTCTCCTAGAATATACTTATTATCTACTTTTTTAAATGTGTTAACAGATTTAGAAATTTTAGCTCTTTCAGTTAATTTATCACAAAAAAAATATGCTTCTTGTTTAAATGGTGCAGTAATATTTGCACCTTGACCATATTTATTAAAAAAATCATGTAAAATAGTATCAAAACTATCTAATGGAACATTCACAGATTTGTAAATATGCAAAATACCTGTCTGTTTTGAAAATAAATCATGAATTTCAGGAGATTTACTATGATTAACAGGATTTCCAAACACAGCATAATTAAATTTTTGATTTTTAAACATAGCGAATTAACTTTCCATTAATAATATCAATGATCTTAGAGGGATTTTTTTCATTACCTATATTTCCATTTAATAATGGAAAATCTTTACCAAAACATTTAAAAACTTCTTCAGAAGTAAAACATGGAGTCATATTTGAAACGTTAGCGCTGGTAGATATTAAAGCTTTTCCAAAAGCATTACATAGTTTTATTATTTCAATATGAGCACTTACACGTACAGCTACAGTGTTAAATTTACCAGTTAACCAATAAGGTGCTTTAGGATGAGCTGGAAGTAAAAAAGTAAATGGTCCAGGCCAATAAAAAAAAAGTTTCTTTTTTTGTCTTTTTGATAAATATTTCTCATTAATATACATTTTTATCTGATTAAAATCTGCAGCAACTAATATAAATCCTTTTTCTACACTTCTTTTTTTTAAATTTAATAATTTTTTCACAGCTTTTTTACTAGTAGGATCACATCCTAGTCCAAACATTGATTCTGTAGGATATGCAATAACATTATCATTATGTAACATTTTTATACAATAAAGTAATGAGTTTGAAAAACAATGTTTATCCATTAACATTTTCTCATATAAAATTACTATTTTTTTGATTTAAAATGATATTATTTAATGAATAACTTCTTCTTTAAAATTAAATAATAAATTTTCAAGTTTACGATATACTAGTTCACATCCAGGTACATTAAACAATACAATTAATATAATCCATTTCAAATCTTCAAGATTTAATTCATTAATATCTAATTCCATAATTCTTTCAATAATCATTTCTCGTGTATCTAATGTTAATATCTCTAATTGTTCTAAAAACAGTATAAACCCACGACAATCAACATTTAATTTAAGAGACTCTTCTGGAGTATAAATGCGAGTAGAAATCTGATTTGATAATACATTAATAGATGAAATAATATTTTTCTTATAACAAGAAAGATTTTTTAACCAACGTAAAGCATTATAAATATCTCGTTTTTGAAAACCTATATCAAATAAATCATTAGTCAAACTATCGTAATCAATAGAAATTCTTGATTCACTATTTACATAATTTTCAAACAAATATATTAATATATCAAACATTACGTCCTCAATCACATATTAAAAAATTTAAATATTTAGTAATACATTCTATATAAGTTATTATTAATATTATTAATATTAATATAAATAAAATTCTTACTAAAAAAATATCAAAAATAAGAATAGTAAACTTTTAATTATAATAAAAAAGTTTATACTAATATATAAAATTCAACTATTTCGCATCTAAAATATATATGTCTTTGTTAAAAATACTCTATTACCCTGATACACGTTTAAGACTTATTGCTAAACCGGTAAATATAATTAATAAAAAAATACAAAAAATTGCAAATAATATGATAGATACAATGTATCAAGAAGAAGGAATTGGATTAGCAGCAACTCAAGTCAATATTCAGTTACAAATCATAGTCATTAATACAATGGAAAAAGAAAAAAATAATTTAATACTTATTAATCCTAAAATTATTCAACAAGAAGGTGATATTAGTATTGAAGAAGGATGTTTATCTATACCAGAATACCGAGCTTCTATACCAAGATATAATTATATAAAAGTTCAAGCAATTAATATTTATGGAAAAAAAATAGAAATAGAAGCAGAATCTATATTATCGATTTGCATACAGCATGAAATAGATCATCTTAAAGGTAAATTATTTATTGATTATTTATCAAAATTCAAAAGAGAAAGAATTCATAAAAAAATGAAAAAATTTAAAAAAATAATAAAAAAAAATGCTTAATCAAGGAATAAAATAAATTTGAAAAAATTAAAAATTATTTTCGCTGGGACAGAATATTTTTCTGCTGAACATTTAAATGCACTAATTAGTTCTTCACATGATGTAATTTCAGTAATTACTCAGCCAGATAGTTCTTCTGGAAGAGGACAAAAAATCACTTTTTCTCCTGTAAAAAAACTATCTATAAATAATAAAATTTCTATTTTACAACCTTTAAACCTAAACGATAAGAACTTTCAAGATAAATTATTAAAACTTAATGCAGATATAATGATAGTTGTATCTTATGGGAAAATAATACCAAAAAAAATTCTTACCATGTTTCCAAAAGGTTGTATTAATGTTCACCCTTCACTATTACCTAGATGGCGAGGAGCCACTCCAATTCAGTCATCAATTTTACATGGTGATAAAAAAACAGGTATCAGTATTATTAACATGAATGATAAAATTGATTCTGGTACTATAATACATTCAATAATATGTAATATATCTTCAAACGATACTACTCAAAGCTTATCTTTAAAACTAATAAAAATTGGAATACAAGCACTGTTAGAAGTCCTGGAAAAAATCATATCAAATACAATTATTAAAAAAAAACAAAATGAAAAAAATGTAATTTTATCAAAAAAAATATGTAAAAAAGATGGTTTATTAAACTGGAATTTAGCAGCTGAAAGATTAGAACGTTTAATACGAGCATTTAATCCATGGCCCGTATGTTATTTTTTATTAGAAAATAAGACTATAAAGGTATGGCAATCAAAAGTGATTCCTATTGTACGATCACATTTCTCTGCAGGAGAGATTATATCCTCTAATAAAGATGGAATTCAAATAAATACATCTTATCAAATATTAAATATCGAGAAACTACAATTACCTGGAAAAAAAATTATGGATGTTAAAAATATAATTATTTCTAAAAAAAATCTATTTAAAATTGGTACAATCATATAAAAAAATATTTATATATTTTAAAAATATTGTTTCTTAAAAAAATCTATATTATAAAAAATAAGCAAACGGTATATTTCCGTTTGCTTTAAAATTATTTTTAATAATTTTTTATAAAAACAACATACATTTTATTCTTCTATAATTTCTTCTTTTTTATTTTTTTTAACACGATCAACTAATTCAATATAGGCCATTGGAGCTTTATCTCCAGATCGAAATCCACATTTTAAAATACGAGTATAACCTCCTAATCTACTAAAAAAAAAAGGCCCTAAATTTTTAAATAATTTTGCTACAATTGTATTGTCACGAATACGAGAAAATACTAATCGTCTGTGTGCAACAGTGTCTGTTTTAGATAAAGTAATAATAGGCTCGACAATACGACGCAGTTCTTTTGCTTTTGCTAAAGTAGTTTTTATAACTTCATGCGTAAATAACGAACATGCCATATTTTTTAACATAGAATTAAGATGAGCACTATTACGATTTAATTTACGACCACTTTTCCGATGACGCATAAATTTATTCCTTCTATTAAGATATTAATATAAAATAAAATATAAATTATTCATCTAAAATACTTGATGGTGGCCAATTTTCTAATCTCATACCAAGAGATAAACTTCGAGAAGCTAATATATCTTTAATTTCAGTTAAAGATTTTTTTCCCAAATTAGGAGTTTTTAAAAGTTCTACTTCAGTTCTTTGTACCAAATCACCAATATAATGTATAGATTCTGCTTTAAGACAATTTGCAGAACGTACTGTCAGTTCTAAATCATCTACTGGACGTAATAAAATAGGTTCAAATTCAGGTTTTTCTTCTTTAATTTCAGGTTCACGAACATCTCTTAAATCAACAAAAGCTTCTAATTGTTCTGCTAAAATAGTAGCTGCTCGTCGAATTGCTTCTTCTGGATCAATCGTTCCATTTGTTTCCATTTCAATTACTAATTTATCTAAATCAGTTCTTTGTTCTACACGTGCAGCTTCTACATTATAAGAAATTCTGTCTATGGGACTATAACAAGCATCAACTAATAAACAACCTATTGGTCGAGAATCTTCTTCTAAATGAATTCTCGAAGAAGCAGGAATATAACCTCTTCCACGTTGCACTTTTATTCTCATCTTAATAGAAGCATTTTCATAAGTTAAGTGACAAATAACGTGTTCTGGTTTAATAATTTCAACATCGCCATCATGTATGATGTCTGCAGCAGTAACTGAACCAATACCAGATTTATTCAATGTAAGAAAAGCTTCATCTTTACCATATAATTTTACAGCTAATTCTTTTAAATTTAATAATATTTCTAGAATATCTTCTTGTATACCTTCTTTAGTGCTGTACTCATGAAGTACTCCATCAATTTCAACTTCAGTTACAGCACATCCTGGCATGGAAGAAAGGAGAATTCTACGAAGTGCATTTCCAAGCGTATGACCAAATCCTCTTTCTAATGGTTCTAAAGTCACTTTAGTATGAGTTGCACTAATTTGTTCAATATCCACTAAACGGGGTTTTAAAAAATTCATGATAGAATTCTGCATGTTGTCCTCTTATTAATAACTAAATTTATTATTTAGAATAAAGTTCAACAATTAAGTATTCATTAATTTCTGCAGATAAATCAGAACGTTCAGGAAATCTTTTAAAAATACCTGTCATTTTAATTGGATTAACTTCTAACCAGATTGGTTTTTCTCTTTGTTCAACAAGTTCTAAAGCAGCTTTTATTCGTGATTGATTTTGAGATTTATTTCTAATAGAAATTAGATCATTAGGAACAATTTGATATGAAGCAATATTAACAATTTTATTATTAACCATGATACATTTATGATTAATTAATTGTCTTGATTCAGCACGCGTACAACCAAAACCCATACGATAAACCACATTATCTAATCTAGATTCTAATAACTGTAATAAATTTGCTCCGGTATTACCTTTTAAACTAGCAGCTATTTTATAATATATTTTAAATTGTCGTTCTAAAACACCGTATAAACGACGTACTTTTTGCTTTTCACGTAATTGGACAGCATAATCAGATAATCTAGGTTTACGAATACCATGTTGTCCAGGAGGCTGTTCTAATTTACATTTTGATTCTATTGGACGAAGACCTGATTTAAGAAATAGATCAGTACCTTCACGTCGACTTAATTTTAATTTTGGGCCTAAATATTTTGCCATTTTATTCTCCAAAAAAAATTCCTAAAAATTATACACGACGTTTTTTAGGAGGACGACAACCATTATGAGGAATTGGAGTCACATCAGTAATATTTGTAATACGAAATCCAGCTGCATTTAAAGCTCGAATTGTAGATTCTCTACCGGGACCGGGCCCTTTAACCATAACTTCTAAATTTTTTATACCATAATCTTTTACGATTTCTGCACAACGTTCAGCAGCAACTTGTGCTGCAAAAGGAGTAGATTTTCTAGAACCCCGAAAACCAGAACCTCCTGAAGTTGCCCAACCTAAAGCATTCCCTTGTCTATCAGTAATAGTGACAATAGTATTATTAAAAGAAGCATGAATATGAGCTATACCATCTAAAATTTGTTTTTTTGCACGTCTACGTGTACGAACAGATGCTGAATTCTTTACCATAATTAATCTTACCTAAATTATTTTTTTATTGGTTTTCGAGGACCTTTACAAGTTCTTGCATTAGTTTTAGTTCTTTGTCCATGTACTGGAAGACTTCTACGATGACGTAAACCACGATAACAACTTAAATCGATTAAACGTTTAATGTTTAAAGTTTTTTCTCTTCTTAAATCACCTTCAACAACATATTTTGCAACATGTATTCTTAAAAGATCAATTTGCTCTTCATTTAAATCTATAATCTTAGAATATTCAGAAATATTTGCAATAGAACAAATTAATTTAGAACGTTTTTTACCAATTCCATATATTGCAGTTAATGCAATTAAAGTATGTTTATTTTCAGGAATATTAATACCTGCAATACGTGCCATATTATCAAATCCTATAAATGTATTTTAGATAAATCTATAAAACTGAAGATAATAATTAATATTAAAAAAATTTAATTAATAAAAATTATTAACCCTGACGCTGTTTATGTTTTGGATCATTACTACAAATAACTCTTACAACATTATTTCTTCTTATTATTTTGCAGTTTCGACACAGTATTTTTACAGAAGCCTGTACCTTCATTATATTTCCTTTAATTTTAAAATATAAAATATTTAATTCAGATTAGCTTTTTTTAGCATAGACTCATATTGATTAGACATTATCAGTGTTTGGATTTGAGTAATGAAATCCATAATAACTACAACAACAATTAATAAAGACGTTCCACCAAAATAAAAGGGAACATTCATAGCACTTCGCATAAATTCTGGGATTAAACAAATAAATGTAATATATAAAGAACCAAATAGTGTCAATCTTAACATAATTTTATTAATATATTTTGCTGTTTGTTCACCAGGTCTAATTCCTGAAACAAAAGCACCTGATTTTTTTAAATTATCTGCTGTTTCACGAGGATTAAATACTAATCCTGTATAAAAAAAACAAAAAAATATTATTGCAGATATATAAAAAATTAGATATAAAGGTTGATTAGGTTGTAAATAAAAAGATATAGTTTTTAACCATTGATTATTTACTTTACACCAAGATATAATAGTTGCAGGAAATAAAACAATACTGGAAGCAAAAATAGCAGGTATAACACCAGACATATTAATTTTTAAAGGTAAATGAGTACTTTGAGCAGAGTAAATACGACGACCTTGTTGACGTTGTGCATAATGTACAGTAATTCTTCTTTGTCCTCTTTCCATAAAAACAACAAAAAAAATTACTAAAAAAATTAATAGTAAAACAAATAAAAATGATAAAAGATTTAAATCTCCCAGCCTTGTTTTTTCAATAGTATTTCCAATAGCTGATGGTAGACCAGCTATTATTCCAACAAAAATAATAATTGAAATACCATTACCAATACCATATTCTGTAATCATTTCTCCTAACCACATTAAAAACATAGTACCAGTTACTAAACTTATGATAGCAATCAAATAAAAATAAATATCAGTATTTATTATAATTGTACGCATTCCTATTATATTAGGAAGAGTAGTAGCAATTCCAATAGACTGTATGAGAGCTAATATTAAAGTAGCATATCTAGTATACTGATTAATTTTATGTCGTCCAGATTCTCCTTCTTTTTTAATTTCAGATAAAGTTGGATATACTAATGTAAGTAATTGAATAATAATAGAAGCTGATATATAAGGCATAATTCCTAAAGCAAAAATAGAAGCACGACTTAAAGCGCCACCAGAAAACATATTGAACATGTCTACAATAGTGCCTTTTTGTTCATTTAATATTCTAGATAAAATTGTAGTATCGATTCCAGGAATTGGAATGAAGGAACCAATACGAAAAACTATGATAGCTGCTACTAGAAAAATAATTCTCTGTTTCAGCTCACTAACACTTTTTTTAGTATTTTTAAAATTTAATCCTAGTTTCTTAACCATTATTTACCGCTTATCCTTCAACTTTACCACCAGAATTTTCAATTTCAAAACGAGCACCTTTAGTAACAAGCAAACCTCGGATTGTTAAAGATACTTTTAATTTTCCTGTCAGAATGATTTTTGCATATTTAATGTTTTTTTTAATAATATTTTCTTTTTTCAGTATATTAAGATCAATAATATTTGTAGATAAATTTGACAAATCTGATAAACGAACTTCTGTTGTAATATTTTTTTTTCTAGAATTAAAACCAAACTTAGGAAGTCTTCTATATAAAGGCATTTGTCCTCCTTCAAAACCACGACGAATGCTGCTTCCTGATCTAGATTTTTGACCCTTATGACCACGACCTGAAGTTTTACCAAAACCTGAACCGATGCCACGACCTAATCTTTTTCGATTTTGACGTGCTCCATTTGCTGGAGAAAGATCATTTAAATACATGTTTCTATTCCTCTTGTATTTTTAAAATATAAGAAATCTTTTTAATCATACCTTGAATAGATGGTGTATCTTCACGTATTACAGTATGTCCGATATGACGCAATCCAAGTCCAATTAAAGTTTTTTTATGCTTAGGCAATCTTCCTATAGCACTTTTAATTTGAGTAATTTTTATATTTTTCATTAAATATAATTTATCCTAGTATATCTTCAATACGTTTATTTCTTTTAGCAGCTATCATTTCTGGAGATTTCATATTCACTAAACCATTCATAGTAGCTCGTACGACATTGATTGGATTAGTAGAACCATAAGTTTTAGCTAATACATTATGTATTCCTGCTACTTCTAAAACTGCACGCATAGCTCCACCTGCAATAATTCCAGTTCCATCAGAAGCAGGTTTCATAAAAATATTTGATCCAGTATGAGAACCTTTTAATGCATGTTGTAAAGTTTTATTTACTAATGGTATAGTAATCATATTACGTCTAGCTTTTTCCATAGCTTTTTGAATAGCAGCAGGAACTTCACGTGCTTTTCCATAACCAAATCCTACTCGTCCATCTCCATTTCCTACGACAGTTAATGCTGTAAAAGAAAATATACGACCACCTTTTACAGTTTTTGAAACACGATTTACTGTAATTAATTTTTCTTGTAAATCAATATTATTTTTTTTTTCAATATTAGCCATACTATAATTTTCGCCTTAAAACTTCAGTCCAGTTTCACGTGCAGATTCAGCTAAAACTTGTACACGACCGTGATATTTAAAACCTGATCGATCAAAAGAAACATGATCGATTCCTTTTGACAAAGCGCGTTCTGCAATAATTTTACCTATTTTTGCTGCAGCTTCTTTATTTCCTGTATATTTTAAATTACAATTTATTTTTTTTTCTAGTGTCGAAGCAAATACTAATACTTTTGATTCTATAGAAGAAATTATTTGAGCATACATATGACGTGGTGTACGATGAATAACTAGCCGAATAGAACCTAATTTTTTAATTTTACAACGTGTTTTCATAGCACGACGAACACGAGAAATTATTTTATTTTTACTGGAAAAAATCATTTTATTTCTTCTTAGCCTCTTTCATGCGTACAATTTCATCTGCGTATCGTATGCCTTTTCCTTTATACGGTTCCGGTACACGATAAGAACGCAAATTAGCTGCAACTTGTCCAACTAATTGCTTATCTATTCCTTGAATAACAATTTCTGTTGGTGATGGATTTTCTATATTAATACCTTTAGGTAGACGATATGTAATTATATGAGAATAACCTAATGACATATTAATTATGTCGTCTTTTATTATAGAAATACGATAACCAACTCCAGATAATTGTAATTTCTTGCTGAATTTTCTAGAAACACCTATAATCATAGAATTTACAAGAGCTCTTGAAGTTCCTGCTTGTGCCCAACTATCAGAAAAACCAAAACGTGGTGAAAAAATTATTTTATCATTTAAACATTCAATTTTAACTGATTGGTGAATAGTACGTGAAAGATGACCATATTTTCCTTTAATTAATATATCTTGTAAATCTAATTTAATATTAACACCAGAAGGAATAATAATTGGACGTTTAGCTACGCGAGACATTGTTTCTCCATTATTAAGCTATAGAACATATAATTTCACCACCAAGACCTACTTGACGAGCCATACGGTCTGTCATCACTCCTTTAGAAGTAGAAATTACTGCTATTCCTAGACCTGACATAACTTTCGGTAAATTATTCTTTTTTTTATATATACGTAAGCTAGGACGACTAATACGTTGAATCGTTTCTACTACAGGTTTCCCTTTAAAATATTTTAAAACCACTTCTATTTCTAATTTAATTTTACCTATAATTTTATAATCTTTAATATAACCTTCTTGTTTTAATAATTCGATAATTGCTTTTTTTAATCTAGATGAAGGTATTTTAACAGAATATTTATTAGCTGATTGACCATTTCGAATACGAGTCAACATATCTGCTACTGGATCTTGCATACTCATTTTTAAACTCCAAAACCTGAAAAGGTATATTTTACCAACTTGCTTTTTTTAAACCAGGTATTTCACCTTTCATTGCAGCTTCTCTTAATTTAATACGACTTAATCCAAATTTACGTAAAAAAGCATGAGGACGACCTGTTTGACGACACCTGTTTCTTTGACGTGATGGACTAGAATCACGGGGAAAAGATTGCAATTTAAGAACTGCATTCCAACGTTCTTCCTCT includes:
- the def gene encoding peptide deformylase; translated protein: MSLLKILYYPDTRLRLIAKPVNIINKKIQKIANNMIDTMYQEEGIGLAATQVNIQLQIIVINTMEKEKNNLILINPKIIQQEGDISIEEGCLSIPEYRASIPRYNYIKVQAINIYGKKIEIEAESILSICIQHEIDHLKGKLFIDYLSKFKRERIHKKMKKFKKIIKKNA
- the rplO gene encoding 50S ribosomal protein L15; this translates as MYLNDLSPANGARQNRKRLGRGIGSGFGKTSGRGHKGQKSRSGSSIRRGFEGGQMPLYRRLPKFGFNSRKKNITTEVRLSDLSNLSTNIIDLNILKKENIIKKNIKYAKIILTGKLKVSLTIRGLLVTKGARFEIENSGGKVEG
- a CDS encoding DNA-directed RNA polymerase subunit alpha: MQNSIMNFLKPRLVDIEQISATHTKVTLEPLERGFGHTLGNALRRILLSSMPGCAVTEVEIDGVLHEYSTKEGIQEDILEILLNLKELAVKLYGKDEAFLTLNKSGIGSVTAADIIHDGDVEIIKPEHVICHLTYENASIKMRIKVQRGRGYIPASSRIHLEEDSRPIGCLLVDACYSPIDRISYNVEAARVEQRTDLDKLVIEMETNGTIDPEEAIRRAATILAEQLEAFVDLRDVREPEIKEEKPEFEPILLRPVDDLELTVRSANCLKAESIHYIGDLVQRTEVELLKTPNLGKKSLTEIKDILASRSLSLGMRLENWPPSSILDE
- the rpsK gene encoding 30S ribosomal protein S11; the protein is MVKNSASVRTRRRAKKQILDGIAHIHASFNNTIVTITDRQGNALGWATSGGSGFRGSRKSTPFAAQVAAERCAEIVKDYGIKNLEVMVKGPGPGRESTIRALNAAGFRITNITDVTPIPHNGCRPPKKRRV
- the fmt gene encoding methionyl-tRNA formyltransferase, with amino-acid sequence MKKLKIIFAGTEYFSAEHLNALISSSHDVISVITQPDSSSGRGQKITFSPVKKLSINNKISILQPLNLNDKNFQDKLLKLNADIMIVVSYGKIIPKKILTMFPKGCINVHPSLLPRWRGATPIQSSILHGDKKTGISIINMNDKIDSGTIIHSIICNISSNDTTQSLSLKLIKIGIQALLEVLEKIISNTIIKKKQNEKNVILSKKICKKDGLLNWNLAAERLERLIRAFNPWPVCYFLLENKTIKVWQSKVIPIVRSHFSAGEIISSNKDGIQINTSYQILNIEKLQLPGKKIMDVKNIIISKKNLFKIGTII
- the rpsM gene encoding 30S ribosomal protein S13 — translated: MARIAGINIPENKHTLIALTAIYGIGKKRSKLICSIANISEYSKIIDLNEEQIDLLRIHVAKYVVEGDLRREKTLNIKRLIDLSCYRGLRHRRSLPVHGQRTKTNARTCKGPRKPIKK
- the secY gene encoding preprotein translocase subunit SecY, with the translated sequence MVKKLGLNFKNTKKSVSELKQRIIFLVAAIIVFRIGSFIPIPGIDTTILSRILNEQKGTIVDMFNMFSGGALSRASIFALGIMPYISASIIIQLLTLVYPTLSEIKKEGESGRHKINQYTRYATLILALIQSIGIATTLPNIIGMRTIIINTDIYFYLIAIISLVTGTMFLMWLGEMITEYGIGNGISIIIFVGIIAGLPSAIGNTIEKTRLGDLNLLSFLFVLLLIFLVIFFVVFMERGQRRITVHYAQRQQGRRIYSAQSTHLPLKINMSGVIPAIFASSIVLFPATIISWCKVNNQWLKTISFYLQPNQPLYLIFYISAIIFFCFFYTGLVFNPRETADNLKKSGAFVSGIRPGEQTAKYINKIMLRLTLFGSLYITFICLIPEFMRSAMNVPFYFGGTSLLIVVVVIMDFITQIQTLIMSNQYESMLKKANLN
- the rpmD gene encoding 50S ribosomal protein L30, translating into MKNIKITQIKSAIGRLPKHKKTLIGLGLRHIGHTVIREDTPSIQGMIKKISYILKIQEE
- the rplR gene encoding 50S ribosomal protein L18; translated protein: MIFSSKNKIISRVRRAMKTRCKIKKLGSIRLVIHRTPRHMYAQIISSIESKVLVFASTLEKKINCNLKYTGNKEAAAKIGKIIAERALSKGIDHVSFDRSGFKYHGRVQVLAESARETGLKF
- the aroE gene encoding shikimate dehydrogenase, yielding MFKNQKFNYAVFGNPVNHSKSPEIHDLFSKQTGILHIYKSVNVPLDSFDTILHDFFNKYGQGANITAPFKQEAYFFCDKLTERAKISKSVNTFKKVDNKYILGDNTDGIGLLSDLIRLNFIKKNYSILIIGAGGAVKGVLFPLLSFGCSIFILNRTFLNAKKLVSQFNKYGNIEIFNKRSLKIKFFDLIINATSTLIGEKDDFIPLSVVSSKTCFYDMNYRKDNTFFIDWCLKIGTNFFSNGIGMLVFQAAHSFFLWHNILPKTDYIIDILKK
- the rpsD gene encoding 30S ribosomal protein S4; this encodes MAKYLGPKLKLSRREGTDLFLKSGLRPIESKCKLEQPPGQHGIRKPRLSDYAVQLREKQKVRRLYGVLERQFKIYYKIAASLKGNTGANLLQLLESRLDNVVYRMGFGCTRAESRQLINHKCIMVNNKIVNIASYQIVPNDLISIRNKSQNQSRIKAALELVEQREKPIWLEVNPIKMTGIFKRFPERSDLSAEINEYLIVELYSK
- a CDS encoding Sua5/YciO/YrdC/YwlC family protein translates to MLHNDNVIAYPTESMFGLGCDPTSKKAVKKLLNLKKRSVEKGFILVAADFNQIKMYINEKYLSKRQKKKLFFYWPGPFTFLLPAHPKAPYWLTGKFNTVAVRVSAHIEIIKLCNAFGKALISTSANVSNMTPCFTSEEVFKCFGKDFPLLNGNIGNEKNPSKIIDIINGKLIRYV
- the rplQ gene encoding 50S ribosomal protein L17; its protein translation is MRHRKSGRKLNRNSAHLNSMLKNMACSLFTHEVIKTTLAKAKELRRIVEPIITLSKTDTVAHRRLVFSRIRDNTIVAKLFKNLGPFFFSRLGGYTRILKCGFRSGDKAPMAYIELVDRVKKNKKEEIIEE
- a CDS encoding DUF494 family protein, producing the protein MFDILIYLFENYVNSESRISIDYDSLTNDLFDIGFQKRDIYNALRWLKNLSCYKKNIISSINVLSNQISTRIYTPEESLKLNVDCRGFILFLEQLEILTLDTREMIIERIMELDINELNLEDLKWIILIVLFNVPGCELVYRKLENLLFNFKEEVIH
- the rpmJ gene encoding 50S ribosomal protein L36, with translation MKVQASVKILCRNCKIIRRNNVVRVICSNDPKHKQRQG
- the rpsE gene encoding 30S ribosomal protein S5; the protein is MANIEKKNNIDLQEKLITVNRVSKTVKGGRIFSFTALTVVGNGDGRVGFGYGKAREVPAAIQKAMEKARRNMITIPLVNKTLQHALKGSHTGSNIFMKPASDGTGIIAGGAMRAVLEVAGIHNVLAKTYGSTNPINVVRATMNGLVNMKSPEMIAAKRNKRIEDILG